GGGCTGCGCGAGACCGAAGGGGAACTGCAGACCCACCCTGCTGAAGCGTCGAAACGCTCGGCTGCTGACCATACTGCAGACTTTGTGCCACATGCGCGAAATCGCGGAATTCCGCCACCATCTCGGTTAACGTCGCGTTTTGCGAGGTTGCACCTGTAAACGATGCCGACAGCGTTCCTCACGCCCCTGCCGAAATAAGCCAAGTGGTCATAATACCTCGCTGCAATTCCCCATTGACTACGGACGTAATCACGATGATTACAGGCGTAGTCGATATAGGAGCTGAGGTATGGCCGAACGTATCAGTGATGCCGAACATGCCGTGATGGAGGTATTGTGGGACGAGGCGCCGCTAACCGCACAGGACGTGGCGGAGCGGGTCGACCCAGCCCGGGGGTGGAGCGCCAACACGGTCAAGACATTGCTTGGTCGGTTGCTCGCCAAGGCCGCCATCACCCATCAGGAGGACGGCCGCCGCTATCTCTATCGACCCCTGGTTGCGCGGGATGATTACGTATCGGGCGAATCGAAACGGCTGATCGATCGCCTGTTCGGCGGCAAGCTGACCCCGCTGGTAGCGCATCTTGCCGAACGGGATGAACTCACTGCGCAGGATATCGCCGAGATCGAGGCGTTGCTGAAGGATCTGAAGCAATGACCGCGTGGCTGATCGAAACGCTGATCGCCTCCACCGTATTGATGCTAACCGTGCTGCTGGCGCGGGGCAGGGTACGCGATGCGTTCGGGCCCCAGGTCGCCTATGCATTGTGGGCGTTGCCGGCTCTGCGCTTGGCGTTGCCGCCGCTGCCAGACGCTTGGCGGCAAGCGGCCATTACCCCGTTGTCGGGTGTCGGCGAGACAATCACGATTCTGGTCGTCGATAGTCGGGCCGATACGGCCACCATGGGGGCCGGATCATTGCCCTCCGTTGCCATGGTCGTCGCCGGACTTTGGGCTGCCGGTGCGCTCGGCTTTCTCTTGTGGCATCTGACCAGCCACACCCGCTTCTGCCGCCGTCTGCTGGGATCTGCCGCGGCGATCGAGCAGGTGAGGGGCGTGCATGTGATCGCCAGCGACGCAGCGACCGGGCCGCTCGCCTTCGGCGTGCTGCGACGCTACGTCGCCTTTCCGCTGGACTTCGCGGACCGCTACGACGCCGATGAGCGCGAACTGGCGCTGGCGCATGAGATCGGACACCATCAGCGCGGCGATCTGATCGCCAATTGGATCGCGCTCGCGGTGTTGGCGGTCCATTGGTTCAATCCGATCGCGTGGCGCGCTTTCCGGGCGTTCCGGGCTGACCAGGAACTTGCCAACGACGCCCGCGTGCTTGCCGGGCGATCAACGATCGATCGTCACGCCTATGCATGCGCCATCGTCAAGGCAGCGCACGGCGGCGCCGTGTCCGCCGCCTGCCATCTTCATACCGTCGATGATCTGAAAGGGAGAATTCGCATGTTGTCCACCTCGAAACATTCGCGACGTCGTCTTGCCACCGGCGGGGTGATCGTCTCCACGCTCGTGCTTGCCGGCCTTGGCCTGACCGCGTCCGGCACCAGTGCTGCCGCCGCGCTGAGCGGTAAGGTGGGCAACACGCTGGGGGTCGACCTTCAGACAGTGCCGCAGGCACCGAGCGTTCCGACAGCGCCGCCGGCACCGGGCAAGGTCATGGTCCCGCAGCCGCCGGAGGCTCCACAGCCACCGCTTGCCGACAAACCGATCAAGCGTGTCGTCGTTAATCGGATCGGCAAGGACGGCAATGTGAGCACTTACACATCGGCGCCCGATGGCAGTTTCGATGACAAGGGCATCCAGCAAATGGTCGATCGGTCGATGAAGATGGTGCCCGAGGTGACCGAGCGGAATTGCAGCACCGGCAAGGACGGTGGCCCAAAAGACGTCGTGGTCAACGCCGCCAGGGGCGAGAAGCGCATGATCGTGATCTGCGCCAACCGCATTGAAGCCATGGTTACGGCCGGCAACGCCGCAGCGATCAATGTCGAACAGATCCGCCGCAATGCCATGCAAACGGCATTGGCCAGCGTGCAGGCGTCGCGTGCCGACATCGCCGGCAACCGCAGCATGAACGATGCGGATCGCAAGGAAGCATTGGCCGAAATGGATCAGGCGCTGGCCGAGCTGAGGACCAAGATGACTTCGCCCGACAAGGATTAAATCGGGTCTGCCGACGTGTTTCCCGACCTCCTCCGCCGTCTGCCGGGGGAGGTCGCCTCTTGCACTGCCGCGCGCATCGGGCCACATCGCTGGCAATGGCTGAGCACCCGACCGGCATTCCCATCCAGCTCGAGCCGCTCGTCACACGGGTGCTCGCCAACAATCCTTCGCCCTACACGAGCAGCGGTACCCAGACGCACATCGTGGGCGATCGCGATCTTGCCATCATCGATCCGGGTCCGGATGATGACGCGCACACCGAAGCACTGCTTCGGGCAGTTGGTGGTCGACCGGTGCGGGCGATCGTGATCACCCATCACCATCGCGATCACAGTCCCGGCAGCAGGCCGCTCGCGGCCGCGACCGGCGCGCCGATCGTTGGCGCCGTCGCTGAGCATGTCGCCAGCGACAGCCTGCGCTTGGATGCGGCATTCGATGCGGACTACGCGCCCGACGAGGTATTGCGGGATGGCGACAGCGTCTCCGGCGATGGCTGGACGCTGGCAGCCGTCGCGACGCCGGGTCACACGTCCAATCATCTCGCCTTTGCATTGCCCGAGACGAAAGCGTTGTTCTCGGGCGACCATGTGATGGGATGGGCGACGAGCGTCATCTCGCCGCCCGATGGCGACATGGAGCACTATATGAAGAGCCTGGAAAAGCTGCTCGGCCGCGACGATCGCGTCTATTACCCTGGTCACGGCGAGGCGGTGGACAATCCGCAGCGGCTGGTGCGCGGCATGCTGGGCCATCGCAAGCAGCGCGAAGGACAGATACTGCGCCTGCTACGTGAAAGGCCGATGGCGCTCGGGCTGCTGACGACGCGCATGTATGCGGGGATCGATCCGCGCCTCATACCGGCGGCGGAACGCTCGGTGCTCGCCCACCTGTACGATCTACGTGGAAGGGCGCTCGTCCATGAGGAGCGCGACGTTTGGCAGATGACGGGGCAAGCCGCGTGAACGAGTCAGCTCAACCGCTCTCGCCGCCGACAAAATCGTCAATGGGGTCTTTTCTTGGCAAAACGGCAGGCGTCATAATCCTGATGGGCCTTGCCGTGCTCGTCGGCTTGTGGGGGGTGCAGCGTTACGTCGAACGGCGACTGTCGCCCGATCCGACCACCGTCGCCAGCGCGAGCCTTGAAGGATTGCGCGAACAGAACCGCCTGTCGGCCTTCGCCGCGCGGTTCGTCGCGGTGAGTACGTCGCGCCAGTCGCAACTGGGGTTGTCGACAGAGAAGACGCTCATCATGCCGGGGCTGGTCCGCTATGAGGTCGACCTCGGGAAACTGACGCAGCGCGACGTCGCATGGGATGCGGACAAGCGAGTGCTGTCGGTTCGCCTTCCGGCGATCGAACTGGACGGCCCCCAAGTCGATCTGACCGCGATCCGCGAATACGGCACCGGCGGTATCCTTTCGCGGCTGACCGACGCCGATAGCCGGCTCGATACGGCCAATCGCCGAGCCGGGCAGGCGGAGCTCGTCCGACAGGCGCGGGATGCGACGCCGATGAAGCTCGCCAGGGATGCGACGCGTCGTGCAGTCGAAAGCAGCTTCGCGATGCCCCTTCGTGCGGCCGGGATCGACGCGACGGTCAAGGTGAGTTTTGCCGACGATCCGACCGCATCCACCGAGCGCTGGGATGCCAGTCGCTCGCTTGAAGAGGTTCTGGGCAACGCACGTTGAGCGGGGCGTTACAATCGCCTATCGAGGGCTCATGGAACTGACGAACAGCTTTGCCGGGCTAGACCTGCGCGCCGAAATCGAGCGCCTCCGCAAGGAGCGTAATGCGGTAATCCTGGCGCATTATTACCAGAAGCCGGAATTGCAGGACCTCGCCGACTTCGTCGGTGACAGCCTCGATCTCAGCCGCAAAGCGCAGGCTACCGATGCCGATGTCATCGCCTTTTGCGGTGTGCGCTTCATGGCGGAAACGGCAAAAATCCTCAGCCCGGACAAGATCGTGGTGCTGCCCGATATGGATGCCGGCTGCTCACTGGAGGACAGCTGCCCGCCGGAGCAGTTTGCCGCCTTCCGCGCCGCCCATCCCGATCATATCGCGCTGACCTACATCAACTGCTCGACGGAGGTGAAGGCACTGTCCGACGTGATCGTCACATCGTCATCGGTCGAAACGATCCTCGCGCAGCTGCCGCGCGACCAAAAAATCATCTTTGGCCCTGACCGCAATCTTGGCGGATATCTGCAGCGCAAGACAGGACGCGAGCTCTTGCTGTGGCCCGGCGTGTGCATCGTACACGAGGCGTTCAGCGAAACCGAACTGCTGAAGCTCAAGGAGCAACATCCCGGTGCACCGGTGGCGGCTCACCCCGAATGTCCGGCGGTGATTCTGGATCATGCGGATTATGTCGGCTCGACGCGCGGCATCTTGGAATTCGCCAATGCGATGTCGGGTGAAACGCTGATCGTCGCGACGGAACCGCACATCATCCACCAGATGGAAAAGGCGATGCCGACAAAACGCTTCATCGGTGCGCCGGGTGCCGACGGCAACTGCAATTGCAATATCTGCCCCTATATGGCGCTCAACACCATGGAAAAGCTCTACATAGCGCTTCGCGACCTGACGCCGCGGATCGAAATCGATGAAGCATTGCGGATCAAGGCAAAGAAGAGCCTGGATTCCATGTTGGCGATGGCGTCGGCGACGGTCGGACAGGGCGATCTGGGGCCGGTCCGCGCCGTGGCGGTGACGGGGGACTGAGGCGCCCAATCAACTGGGCGCGGTCGCTCCCGTCTGCGCCAGCAGGTTACGCGCCTCATCGATATGGATCGCGACCATCGTCAGGTCCAGCCGGTCGGCGGTCTCCAAGGCGGTGGTCAACAGACGATGCAGTTCGGCGACGGCCGCGTGTTCATCCATCTTCGTCAATCCTACTGATCTGGACGCCGTACTCATGACCACAGGTACACCAATGACTGGTCTTGGTTTGGTATACAAATGAAGCGCTTTTTGCTACCGCATTTTGATGTCGATGGGTTCGTCTCGACGACACTCGCCGAGGATTTGGGCGATGGAGGGGACATCACATCTGCGGCTGTCATACCTGCCGAGGCGCGCTTCACCGGCGTGATGGACACCCGCGAGGACATCGTCGTCGCCGGTCTGGGATTGGCAGCGGCGTTCTTTCGCAAGCTCGATCCGGACGTCGTCATTGAGCCGCTGGCGGAAGACGGTGAGCAAGTGGCGGCTGGGACGGCGCTGCTCCGATTGCGAGGCCGGGCGCGTGCGATGCTGACAGCGGAGCGGTCTGCGCTCAACACGGTCCAGCACCTTTCCGGCATAGCGACCCTGACGCGAACCTATGTCGATGCGATCGCCGGGACAGGAGCGATCCTGCTGGATACGCGCAAGACCATCCCCGGTCTTCGTGCGTTGGAAAAATATGCGACGGCGACGGGCGGGGCGCACAACCACCGTATGGGCCTTTGGGACGCGGCGATGATCAAGGACAATCATGTCGCGGTGGCCGGTGGCATCGCGGCGGCGGTGTCGCGTGCGGTTGCGGCGGGCATCGAGCGGATTATCGTCGAGGTCGATCGGTTGGACCAGATCGAACCTGCGCTGGGTGCCGGCGCCACGCACCTGCTTCTCGACAACATGGCCCCCACGACGCTGCGCGAGGGGGTTGGCATGGTTGCCGGTCGCGTGCCGACCGAGGCGTCGGGCGGCGTTCGCCTAGAGACGATTCGTGCCATCGCCGAAAGTGGCGTTAGCTATGTGTCGGTGGGCAGGCTGACCCAATCGGCACCGGCGGCCG
The sequence above is a segment of the Sphingomonas insulae genome. Coding sequences within it:
- a CDS encoding BlaI/MecI/CopY family transcriptional regulator, which translates into the protein MAERISDAEHAVMEVLWDEAPLTAQDVAERVDPARGWSANTVKTLLGRLLAKAAITHQEDGRRYLYRPLVARDDYVSGESKRLIDRLFGGKLTPLVAHLAERDELTAQDIAEIEALLKDLKQ
- a CDS encoding M56 family metallopeptidase, with the protein product MTAWLIETLIASTVLMLTVLLARGRVRDAFGPQVAYALWALPALRLALPPLPDAWRQAAITPLSGVGETITILVVDSRADTATMGAGSLPSVAMVVAGLWAAGALGFLLWHLTSHTRFCRRLLGSAAAIEQVRGVHVIASDAATGPLAFGVLRRYVAFPLDFADRYDADERELALAHEIGHHQRGDLIANWIALAVLAVHWFNPIAWRAFRAFRADQELANDARVLAGRSTIDRHAYACAIVKAAHGGAVSAACHLHTVDDLKGRIRMLSTSKHSRRRLATGGVIVSTLVLAGLGLTASGTSAAAALSGKVGNTLGVDLQTVPQAPSVPTAPPAPGKVMVPQPPEAPQPPLADKPIKRVVVNRIGKDGNVSTYTSAPDGSFDDKGIQQMVDRSMKMVPEVTERNCSTGKDGGPKDVVVNAARGEKRMIVICANRIEAMVTAGNAAAINVEQIRRNAMQTALASVQASRADIAGNRSMNDADRKEALAEMDQALAELRTKMTSPDKD
- a CDS encoding MBL fold metallo-hydrolase — its product is MAEHPTGIPIQLEPLVTRVLANNPSPYTSSGTQTHIVGDRDLAIIDPGPDDDAHTEALLRAVGGRPVRAIVITHHHRDHSPGSRPLAAATGAPIVGAVAEHVASDSLRLDAAFDADYAPDEVLRDGDSVSGDGWTLAAVATPGHTSNHLAFALPETKALFSGDHVMGWATSVISPPDGDMEHYMKSLEKLLGRDDRVYYPGHGEAVDNPQRLVRGMLGHRKQREGQILRLLRERPMALGLLTTRMYAGIDPRLIPAAERSVLAHLYDLRGRALVHEERDVWQMTGQAA
- a CDS encoding DUF4230 domain-containing protein encodes the protein MGSFLGKTAGVIILMGLAVLVGLWGVQRYVERRLSPDPTTVASASLEGLREQNRLSAFAARFVAVSTSRQSQLGLSTEKTLIMPGLVRYEVDLGKLTQRDVAWDADKRVLSVRLPAIELDGPQVDLTAIREYGTGGILSRLTDADSRLDTANRRAGQAELVRQARDATPMKLARDATRRAVESSFAMPLRAAGIDATVKVSFADDPTASTERWDASRSLEEVLGNAR
- the nadA gene encoding quinolinate synthase NadA; its protein translation is MELTNSFAGLDLRAEIERLRKERNAVILAHYYQKPELQDLADFVGDSLDLSRKAQATDADVIAFCGVRFMAETAKILSPDKIVVLPDMDAGCSLEDSCPPEQFAAFRAAHPDHIALTYINCSTEVKALSDVIVTSSSVETILAQLPRDQKIIFGPDRNLGGYLQRKTGRELLLWPGVCIVHEAFSETELLKLKEQHPGAPVAAHPECPAVILDHADYVGSTRGILEFANAMSGETLIVATEPHIIHQMEKAMPTKRFIGAPGADGNCNCNICPYMALNTMEKLYIALRDLTPRIEIDEALRIKAKKSLDSMLAMASATVGQGDLGPVRAVAVTGD
- the nadC gene encoding carboxylating nicotinate-nucleotide diphosphorylase; the encoded protein is MKRFLLPHFDVDGFVSTTLAEDLGDGGDITSAAVIPAEARFTGVMDTREDIVVAGLGLAAAFFRKLDPDVVIEPLAEDGEQVAAGTALLRLRGRARAMLTAERSALNTVQHLSGIATLTRTYVDAIAGTGAILLDTRKTIPGLRALEKYATATGGAHNHRMGLWDAAMIKDNHVAVAGGIAAAVSRAVAAGIERIIVEVDRLDQIEPALGAGATHLLLDNMAPTTLREGVGMVAGRVPTEASGGVRLETIRAIAESGVSYVSVGRLTQSAPAADIGLDFTIE